Proteins encoded together in one Argiope bruennichi chromosome 1, qqArgBrue1.1, whole genome shotgun sequence window:
- the LOC129970106 gene encoding uncharacterized protein LOC129970106 — MESTSELKCFQSSEEKLPSQVKTQPWIKAHSPKKCEELVSKMKSSFSTKSTQTEHNTGRDISKIGKWLLFNDIRQRNAAGLTQQDEAWQAIRQLVSNDVLFSAKCSTVWQGPYAGKSSGRKAVICCYTPDYSDKQDVKSAADSIRETVHYPMDMYYKTDVDTYAGKYSQFGDNAISMYKHTIDGVMYERDPTDKKKWNPLDL; from the coding sequence ATGGAATCCACTTCTGAACTCAAATGCTTTCAATCATCGGAAGAAAAATTACCGTCGCAAGTAAAAACCCAACCATGGATCAAAGCTCATTCACCAAAAAAATGTGAAGAGCTCGTTTCCAAAATGAAATCTTCTTTTTCAACCAAAAGCACACAAACTGAACATAATACTGGCAGAGATATATCCAAAATTGGAAAGTGGCTTCTCTTTAATGATATTCGCCAACGTAATGCCGCTGGTTTGACCCAGCAAGACGAGGCATGGCAAGCTATACGCCAATTAGTAAGCAATGATGTCCTCTTCAGTGCCAAGTGTTCTACTGTTTGGCAGGGTCCTTATGCTGGAAAGTCAAGTGGCCGGAAAGCAGTAATATGCTGCTACACACCAGATTATTCTGACAAGCAGGATGTCAAGAGTGCTGCTGATTCAATCCGAGAAACTGTTCATTATCCTATGGATATGTACTATAAAACTGACGTGGATACTTATGCTGGGAAATACAGTCAATTTGGTGACAATGCTATATCAATGTATAAACATACCATTGATGGTGTAATGTATGAACGGGATCCTACAGATAAGAAGAAATGGAATCCTTTGGATCTTTGA